TCGCTGTAAGCGAGTTAAGAGTTAAGAGTTAAAAAGCAACGTGCTGTGACTGCTTTTTAACTCTTAACTCTTAACTCTTAACTTTTTTATGGAAGACATCCGCATCTACGTGGAGGAAGCGCCCGGCCAGCGGCGCGAGTTGGAAGCCCCGACCGACATGGGCTTGAGCCTCATGGAATTGCTCAAGGCTAATGACTACCCCATTCAGGCCACCTGCGGCGGCATGGCGCTGTGCGCCACCTGCCACGTGGAGGTGCTGGCCGGCCCGCCCCTACCCGAGCCCAGCGACGACGAGTGGGCCATGCTCGACACGCTGCCCGTGCTGCACGAAACCAG
The genomic region above belongs to Hymenobacter psoromatis and contains:
- a CDS encoding 2Fe-2S iron-sulfur cluster-binding protein, with the protein product MEDIRIYVEEAPGQRRELEAPTDMGLSLMELLKANDYPIQATCGGMALCATCHVEVLAGPPLPEPSDDEWAMLDTLPVLHETSRLSCQIRLHPNLDGLVVRIADPA